Proteins from a single region of Primulina tabacum isolate GXHZ01 chromosome 5, ASM2559414v2, whole genome shotgun sequence:
- the LOC142545252 gene encoding serine/arginine-rich splicing factor RSZ22A-like isoform X1 produces the protein MSRVYIGNLDPRVSERELEDEFRVFGVIRSVWVARRPPGYAFIDFDDRRDAQDAIRELDGKNGWRVELSHNSKGGGGGRGRSGSDLKCYECGEPGHFARECRMQGGSGRRRSRSPPRYRRSPSYGKRSYSPRGRTSRRRSLSPRGRSLSKSPYRGRDEVPYANGNGIRERRRSRSRS, from the exons ATGTCGAGGGTTTATATTGGAAATTTGGACCCGCGCGTATCTGAACGTGAGCTTGAGGACGAATTTCGTGTATTTGGAGTGATCAGGAG tgTGTGGGTTGCAAGGAGGCCTCCTGGCTATGCTTTCATTGATTTTGATGATCGAAGGGATGCCCAAGATGCCATCAGGGAGCTTGATG GTAAAAATGGTTGGAGAGTTGAGCTTTCACACAACTCAAAAGGTGGCGGTGGTGGCCGCGGTCGTTCTGGATCTGATTTGAAATGCTATGAGTGTGGCGAGCCTGGCCATTTTGCCCGTGAGTGCAGGATGCAAGGAGGTTCTGGAAGGCGTAGGAGTCGTAGCCCTCCTAGGTATCGCCGGAGCCCAAGTTATGGTAAAAG GAGTTACAGTCCCCGTGGTCGCACTTCTCGACGCCGCAGCTTGTCTCCTAGGGGTCGCAGCCTCAGCAAGTCTCCTTATCGTGGACGAGACGAGGTGCCATATGCCAATGG AAATGGCATCAGGGAAAGGCgcaggagcaggagcaggagTTGA
- the LOC142545239 gene encoding ubiquitin carboxyl-terminal hydrolase 18-like isoform X3 — MHVAVDLNGFLQFVATGFLLIFGLLYLIRNTASRYFMLDSNFDSSASDYSSVTKKMAAAPSGGGGASSAESCAVCGNSTKKQCARCKMVKYCSEACQRSHWNSEHKAKCKDLQFFSKANFMQSTSALRGRKASVLPLGGSSNVLKEKKVSEKKILFPYEEFVELFNWNSPGYPPCGLLNCGNSCFANVVLQCLGYTRPLVSYLLEKGHRAECQRVDWCFTCELQIHVERTSRSPNAFSPINILSRLPHIGGNLGYGKQEDAHEFMRFAIDTMQSVCLDEFGGEKAVHPSYQETTLIQHIFGGRLQSQVICTKCNNISNQFENMMDLTVEIHGDAGSLEECLDQFTAKEWLHGENMYKCDGCNDYVMAWKRLTISRAPNILTIALKRFQSGRFGKLNKRVTFPETLDLIPYMGELADGNDVYKLYAVIVHVDMLNASYFGHYICYIKDFRGNWYMVDDCKVANADLDEVLSQGAYMLLYSRICARPSCLLPDESLGKAEKEDMKLQELDLSLNQPAECSAAELLDSPVPVDSEQLSSNCSRSEVSKNHEERAREDIKSLSSEECFHVAMDVDLNKNRELSPTLDEVAFSAEHSIPPVSATTSLTNNCSPQPDVSKSRNLSPFTDVESEAWRSEKNTKEGIFRMSSGSPSAATNYIMENVDTQCVSFKALANGEALVEENSSSSTALAENGKCGNVTIFPYDSSDAVKKSNGESSGAKLKPLFVSGFLDKHPRNKCTSLSFQNGRILNTEQMPTSAHVNGKVCAKSDAPKGS; from the exons ATGCATGTGGCGGTGGATCTCAACGGGTTTCTGCAATTCGTGGCAACAGGATTTTTGTTGATATTTGGATTGCTATATTTGATTCGGAACACTGCGTCAAGATATTTTATGTTAGACTCCAATTTCGATTCTTCGGCCTCCGATTACTCGTCGGTTACCAAAAAGATGGCGGCGGCCCCCAGTGGCGGCGGCGGCGCTAGTAGTGCTGAATCATGCGCTGTTTGCGGTAATTCGACGAAGAAGCAGTGCGCCCGTTGCAAGATGGTCAAGTACTG CTCTGAAGCTTGCCAAAGATCTCACTGGAATTCAGAGCACAAGGCAAAATGCAAGGACCTGCAATTTTTTTCTAAAGCTAATTTTATGCAATCTACTTCTGCATTGAGGGGAAGGAAAGCATCAGTACTTCCTTTAGGCGGAAGCTCCAATGTTctgaaagaaaagaaagtttCAGAAAAGAAA ATACTTTTTCCGTACGAGGAATTTGTGGAACTCTTCAATTGGAACAGTCCTGGTTATCCTCCTTGTGGACTTCTAAACTGTGGAAACAG CTGCTTTGCTAATGTGGTTCTCCAATGTCTTGGTTACACCCGTCCCCTTGTATCTTACCTGCTGGAGAAAGGCCACCGAGCAGAAT GTCAAAGGGTTGATTGGTGCTTCACTTGTGAACTTCAAATTCATGTAGAAAGGACTAGCCGAAGTCCTAATGCATTTTCTCCTATCAATATCCTCTCAAGATTGCCTCATATTGGTGGCAATCTTGGATACGGGAAACAGGAGGATGCTCACGAATTCATGAG GTTTGCCATCGACACAATGCAATCAGTCTGCCTTGATGAATTTGGTGGTGAAAAGGCTGTTCATCCTAGCTATCAGGAGACGACTCTTATTCAACATATATTTGGTGGTCGTCTTCAATCTCAG GTTATATGCACAAAATGCAATAACATTTCAAATCAGTTTGAGAATATGATGGATTTAACTGTTGAAATACATGGGGATGCTGGATCTTTGGAGGAATGTTTGGATCAGTTCACCGCCAAAGAATGGCTTCATGGGGAGAATATGTATAAATGCGATGG CTGCAATGATTATGTTATGGCATGGAAACGCCTAACAATTAGTCGTGCCCCAAACATCCTTACAATTGCCTTGAAGAGGTTTCAG AGTGGTAGATTTGGGAAACTTAATAAGAGGGTGACTTTCCCGGAGACACTAGATCTCATCCCTTACATGGGTGAGTTGGCAGATGGAAATGACGTTTACAAGCTCTATGCAGTTATTGTACATGTGGACATGCTGAATGCATCATATTTTGGCCACTACATCTGCTACATTAAAGACTTTCGTGGTAACTGGTACATGGTTGATGATTGTAAG GTTGCTAACGCTGATTTGGATGAGGTGCTTTCACAAGGAGCTTATATGCTCTTATATAGCAG GATTTGTGCTCGTCCATCGTGCTTACTTCCTGACGAATCTTTAGGAAAAGCAGAAAAGGAAGACATGAAATTACAAGAATTAGATCTTTCTCTGAACCAACCTGCTGAATGTTCTGCTGCAGAATTGCTTGATAGTCCAGTCCCAGTCGATTCTGAGCAGTTGTCTTCTAATTGTTCAAGATCAGAGGTCTCAAAAAATCATGAAG AACGTGCAAGAGAAGACATAAAATCCCTCTCTTCTGAAGAATGTTTTCATGTAGCCATGGATGTTGATCTTAACAAGAACAGAGAATTATCCCCGACACTTGATGAAGTCGCTTTTTCTGCAGAGCATTCTATTCCACCAGTCTCTGCAACTACTTCGTTGACCAATAACTGTTCCCCACAACCAGATGTTAGCAAATCTCGAAATCTCTCCCCCTTCACTGATGTTGAAAGTGAAGCTTGGCGCAGTGAAAAGAATACCAAAGAAGGTATATTTAGAATGTCAAGTGGAAGTCCGTCTGCAGCTACAAACTACATCATGGAGAATGTTGATACACAATGTGTTTCTTTCAAGGCTCTCGCCAATGGTGAGGCTCTAGTAGAAGAGAATTCGTCCAGTTCCACAGCACTTGCTGAAAATGGCAAGTGTGGAAATGTTACAATCTTCCCTTATGATAGTTCAGATGCAGTTAAGAAATCAAATGGAGAAAGTTCTGGAGCAAAGTTGAAGCCACTTTTTGTTTCTGGTTTTCTTGATAAACATCCACGAAATAAATGCACTAGCTTGTCATTTCAGAATGGTCGCATCTTGAATACTGAGCAAATGCCAACTTCAGCGCATGTGAATGGAAAAGTGTGTGCAAAATCTGATGCACCTAAGGGTTCTTGA
- the LOC142545252 gene encoding serine/arginine-rich splicing factor RSZ22A-like isoform X2, translating to MSRVYIGNLDPRVSERELEDEFRVFGVIRSVWVARRPPGYAFIDFDDRRDAQDAIRELDGKNGWRVELSHNSKGGGGGRGRSGSDLKCYECGEPGHFARECRMQGGSGRRRSRSPPRYRRSPSYGKRSYSPRGRTSRRRSLSPRGRSLSKSPYRGRDEVPYANGNGIRERRRSRS from the exons ATGTCGAGGGTTTATATTGGAAATTTGGACCCGCGCGTATCTGAACGTGAGCTTGAGGACGAATTTCGTGTATTTGGAGTGATCAGGAG tgTGTGGGTTGCAAGGAGGCCTCCTGGCTATGCTTTCATTGATTTTGATGATCGAAGGGATGCCCAAGATGCCATCAGGGAGCTTGATG GTAAAAATGGTTGGAGAGTTGAGCTTTCACACAACTCAAAAGGTGGCGGTGGTGGCCGCGGTCGTTCTGGATCTGATTTGAAATGCTATGAGTGTGGCGAGCCTGGCCATTTTGCCCGTGAGTGCAGGATGCAAGGAGGTTCTGGAAGGCGTAGGAGTCGTAGCCCTCCTAGGTATCGCCGGAGCCCAAGTTATGGTAAAAG GAGTTACAGTCCCCGTGGTCGCACTTCTCGACGCCGCAGCTTGTCTCCTAGGGGTCGCAGCCTCAGCAAGTCTCCTTATCGTGGACGAGACGAGGTGCCATATGCCAATGG AAATGGCATCAGGGAAAGGCGCAGGAGCAGGAGTTGA
- the LOC142545241 gene encoding UDP-galactose/UDP-glucose transporter 7 isoform X1 has translation MDYTESSPYLSLFAAVSYGFASMAMVFINKAVLMKYAHSMTLLTLQQLVTTLLIRIGRVMGYINVKELNVETAKKLVPVSLFYNANVAFALASLKGVNIPMYIAIKRLTPLAVLVAGFFTGKGNPTTQVTLSVLLTAVGVLIAALGDFSFDIFGYSMAFISVFFQTMYLVLVEKSGAEDGLSSVEIMFYNSILSLPFLLFLIITTGEFPNSMSILFAKSTSLSFFVILLLSLVMSIVLNYTMFLCTIVNSALTTTIVGVLKGVGSTTLGFVLLGGVQVHALNVTGLVINTAGGVWYSCAKYQQKKRNKLPKLMADLEMHKK, from the exons ATGGATTATACAGAGTCGAGTCCGTACTTGAG TTTGTTTGCTGCCGTATCATATGGATTTGCCTCTATGGCGATGGTTTTTATCAATAAAGCAGTGCTTATGAAGTATGCACATTCAATGACTCTTCTTACACTCCAG CAATTGGTGACAACTTTGCTCATACGGATTGGTAGAGTTATGGGATATATAAATGTCAAAGAATTGAATGTAGAAACGGCCAAAAAACTTGTACCAGTTTCCTTATTCTACAATGCTAATGTGGCCTTCGCTTTAGCAAGCTTGAAAGGAGTAAATATTCCAATGTACATTGCCATCAAAAGATTAACACCACTTGCTGTACTTGTAGCTGGATTCTTTACTGGAAAAGGGAACCCTACAACTCAG GTCACTCTGTCTGTTCTTTTAACTGCTGTCGGCGTTCTTATAGCAGCACTTGGCGATttttcttttgatatttttgGATATTCAATGGCATTTATTTCTGTTTTTTTCCAG ACCATGTACCTTGTATTAGTGGAGAAATCAGGTGCAGAGGATGGGCTTTCCTCAgttgaaatcatgttttataACAGTATTTTATCATTACCTTTTCTGCTATTCCTCATCATAACTACCGGAGAATTTCCAAATTCCATGTCAATACTTTTTGCCAAG AGCACTTCACTATCGTTTTTTGTCATTCTTCTTCTTTCCCTGGTGATGAGTATAGTTCTGAATTACACCATGTTCTTGTGTACCATTGTCAACTCTGCTTTAACGACTACAATTGTTGGCGTCCTCAAGGGCGTTGGTTCAACG ACACTCGGCTTTGTCTTGCTAGGGGGAGTGCAAGTACATGCTTTAAATGTGACGGGGCTTGTAATCAACACAGCCGGTGGTGTTTGGTATTCTTGTGCAAAATATCAGCAGAAGAAGAGAAACAAGTTGCCTAAGTTGATGGCAGACTTGGAAATGCATAAAAAATGA
- the LOC142545241 gene encoding UDP-galactose/UDP-glucose transporter 7 isoform X3, with protein MGYINVKELNVETAKKLVPVSLFYNANVAFALASLKGVNIPMYIAIKRLTPLAVLVAGFFTGKGNPTTQVTLSVLLTAVGVLIAALGDFSFDIFGYSMAFISVFFQTMYLVLVEKSGAEDGLSSVEIMFYNSILSLPFLLFLIITTGEFPNSMSILFAKSTSLSFFVILLLSLVMSIVLNYTMFLCTIVNSALTTTIVGVLKGVGSTTLGFVLLGGVQVHALNVTGLVINTAGGVWYSCAKYQQKKRNKLPKLMADLEMHKK; from the exons ATGGGATATATAAATGTCAAAGAATTGAATGTAGAAACGGCCAAAAAACTTGTACCAGTTTCCTTATTCTACAATGCTAATGTGGCCTTCGCTTTAGCAAGCTTGAAAGGAGTAAATATTCCAATGTACATTGCCATCAAAAGATTAACACCACTTGCTGTACTTGTAGCTGGATTCTTTACTGGAAAAGGGAACCCTACAACTCAG GTCACTCTGTCTGTTCTTTTAACTGCTGTCGGCGTTCTTATAGCAGCACTTGGCGATttttcttttgatatttttgGATATTCAATGGCATTTATTTCTGTTTTTTTCCAG ACCATGTACCTTGTATTAGTGGAGAAATCAGGTGCAGAGGATGGGCTTTCCTCAgttgaaatcatgttttataACAGTATTTTATCATTACCTTTTCTGCTATTCCTCATCATAACTACCGGAGAATTTCCAAATTCCATGTCAATACTTTTTGCCAAG AGCACTTCACTATCGTTTTTTGTCATTCTTCTTCTTTCCCTGGTGATGAGTATAGTTCTGAATTACACCATGTTCTTGTGTACCATTGTCAACTCTGCTTTAACGACTACAATTGTTGGCGTCCTCAAGGGCGTTGGTTCAACG ACACTCGGCTTTGTCTTGCTAGGGGGAGTGCAAGTACATGCTTTAAATGTGACGGGGCTTGTAATCAACACAGCCGGTGGTGTTTGGTATTCTTGTGCAAAATATCAGCAGAAGAAGAGAAACAAGTTGCCTAAGTTGATGGCAGACTTGGAAATGCATAAAAAATGA
- the LOC142545241 gene encoding UDP-galactose/UDP-glucose transporter 7 isoform X2 — translation MDYTESSPYLSLFAAVSYGFASMAMVFINKAVLMKYAHSMTLLTLQQLVTTLLIRIGRVMGYINVKELNVETAKKLVPVSLFYNANVAFALASLKGVNIPMYIAIKRLTPLAVLVAGFFTGKGNPTTQTMYLVLVEKSGAEDGLSSVEIMFYNSILSLPFLLFLIITTGEFPNSMSILFAKSTSLSFFVILLLSLVMSIVLNYTMFLCTIVNSALTTTIVGVLKGVGSTTLGFVLLGGVQVHALNVTGLVINTAGGVWYSCAKYQQKKRNKLPKLMADLEMHKK, via the exons ATGGATTATACAGAGTCGAGTCCGTACTTGAG TTTGTTTGCTGCCGTATCATATGGATTTGCCTCTATGGCGATGGTTTTTATCAATAAAGCAGTGCTTATGAAGTATGCACATTCAATGACTCTTCTTACACTCCAG CAATTGGTGACAACTTTGCTCATACGGATTGGTAGAGTTATGGGATATATAAATGTCAAAGAATTGAATGTAGAAACGGCCAAAAAACTTGTACCAGTTTCCTTATTCTACAATGCTAATGTGGCCTTCGCTTTAGCAAGCTTGAAAGGAGTAAATATTCCAATGTACATTGCCATCAAAAGATTAACACCACTTGCTGTACTTGTAGCTGGATTCTTTACTGGAAAAGGGAACCCTACAACTCAG ACCATGTACCTTGTATTAGTGGAGAAATCAGGTGCAGAGGATGGGCTTTCCTCAgttgaaatcatgttttataACAGTATTTTATCATTACCTTTTCTGCTATTCCTCATCATAACTACCGGAGAATTTCCAAATTCCATGTCAATACTTTTTGCCAAG AGCACTTCACTATCGTTTTTTGTCATTCTTCTTCTTTCCCTGGTGATGAGTATAGTTCTGAATTACACCATGTTCTTGTGTACCATTGTCAACTCTGCTTTAACGACTACAATTGTTGGCGTCCTCAAGGGCGTTGGTTCAACG ACACTCGGCTTTGTCTTGCTAGGGGGAGTGCAAGTACATGCTTTAAATGTGACGGGGCTTGTAATCAACACAGCCGGTGGTGTTTGGTATTCTTGTGCAAAATATCAGCAGAAGAAGAGAAACAAGTTGCCTAAGTTGATGGCAGACTTGGAAATGCATAAAAAATGA
- the LOC142545239 gene encoding ubiquitin carboxyl-terminal hydrolase 18-like isoform X1 — MHVAVDLNGFLQFVATGFLLIFGLLYLIRNTASRYFMLDSNFDSSASDYSSVTKKMAAAPSGGGGASSAESCAVCGNSTKKQCARCKMVKYCSEACQRSHWNSEHKAKCKDLQFFSKANFMQSTSALRGRKASVLPLGGSSNVLKEKKVSEKKILFPYEEFVELFNWNSPGYPPCGLLNCGNSCFANVVLQCLGYTRPLVSYLLEKGHRAECQRVDWCFTCELQIHVERTSRSPNAFSPINILSRLPHIGGNLGYGKQEDAHEFMRFAIDTMQSVCLDEFGGEKAVHPSYQETTLIQHIFGGRLQSQVICTKCNNISNQFENMMDLTVEIHGDAGSLEECLDQFTAKEWLHGENMYKCDGCNDYVMAWKRLTISRAPNILTIALKRFQSGRFGKLNKRVTFPETLDLIPYMGELADGNDVYKLYAVIVHVDMLNASYFGHYICYIKDFRGNWYMVDDCKVANADLDEVLSQGAYMLLYSRICARPSCLLPDESLGKAEKEDMKLQELDLSLNQPAECSAAELLDSPVPVDSEQLSSNCSRSEVSKNHEESPLVNDAERAREDIKSLSSEECFHVAMDVDLNKNRELSPTLDEVAFSAEHSIPPVSATTSLTNNCSPQPDVSKSRNLSPFTDVESEAWRSEKNTKEGIFRMSSGSPSAATNYIMENVDTQCVSFKALANGEALVEENSSSSTALAENGKCGNVTIFPYDSSDAVKKSNGESSGAKLKPLFVSGFLDKHPRNKCTSLSFQNGRILNTEQMPTSAHVNGKVCAKSDAPKGS; from the exons ATGCATGTGGCGGTGGATCTCAACGGGTTTCTGCAATTCGTGGCAACAGGATTTTTGTTGATATTTGGATTGCTATATTTGATTCGGAACACTGCGTCAAGATATTTTATGTTAGACTCCAATTTCGATTCTTCGGCCTCCGATTACTCGTCGGTTACCAAAAAGATGGCGGCGGCCCCCAGTGGCGGCGGCGGCGCTAGTAGTGCTGAATCATGCGCTGTTTGCGGTAATTCGACGAAGAAGCAGTGCGCCCGTTGCAAGATGGTCAAGTACTG CTCTGAAGCTTGCCAAAGATCTCACTGGAATTCAGAGCACAAGGCAAAATGCAAGGACCTGCAATTTTTTTCTAAAGCTAATTTTATGCAATCTACTTCTGCATTGAGGGGAAGGAAAGCATCAGTACTTCCTTTAGGCGGAAGCTCCAATGTTctgaaagaaaagaaagtttCAGAAAAGAAA ATACTTTTTCCGTACGAGGAATTTGTGGAACTCTTCAATTGGAACAGTCCTGGTTATCCTCCTTGTGGACTTCTAAACTGTGGAAACAG CTGCTTTGCTAATGTGGTTCTCCAATGTCTTGGTTACACCCGTCCCCTTGTATCTTACCTGCTGGAGAAAGGCCACCGAGCAGAAT GTCAAAGGGTTGATTGGTGCTTCACTTGTGAACTTCAAATTCATGTAGAAAGGACTAGCCGAAGTCCTAATGCATTTTCTCCTATCAATATCCTCTCAAGATTGCCTCATATTGGTGGCAATCTTGGATACGGGAAACAGGAGGATGCTCACGAATTCATGAG GTTTGCCATCGACACAATGCAATCAGTCTGCCTTGATGAATTTGGTGGTGAAAAGGCTGTTCATCCTAGCTATCAGGAGACGACTCTTATTCAACATATATTTGGTGGTCGTCTTCAATCTCAG GTTATATGCACAAAATGCAATAACATTTCAAATCAGTTTGAGAATATGATGGATTTAACTGTTGAAATACATGGGGATGCTGGATCTTTGGAGGAATGTTTGGATCAGTTCACCGCCAAAGAATGGCTTCATGGGGAGAATATGTATAAATGCGATGG CTGCAATGATTATGTTATGGCATGGAAACGCCTAACAATTAGTCGTGCCCCAAACATCCTTACAATTGCCTTGAAGAGGTTTCAG AGTGGTAGATTTGGGAAACTTAATAAGAGGGTGACTTTCCCGGAGACACTAGATCTCATCCCTTACATGGGTGAGTTGGCAGATGGAAATGACGTTTACAAGCTCTATGCAGTTATTGTACATGTGGACATGCTGAATGCATCATATTTTGGCCACTACATCTGCTACATTAAAGACTTTCGTGGTAACTGGTACATGGTTGATGATTGTAAG GTTGCTAACGCTGATTTGGATGAGGTGCTTTCACAAGGAGCTTATATGCTCTTATATAGCAG GATTTGTGCTCGTCCATCGTGCTTACTTCCTGACGAATCTTTAGGAAAAGCAGAAAAGGAAGACATGAAATTACAAGAATTAGATCTTTCTCTGAACCAACCTGCTGAATGTTCTGCTGCAGAATTGCTTGATAGTCCAGTCCCAGTCGATTCTGAGCAGTTGTCTTCTAATTGTTCAAGATCAGAGGTCTCAAAAAATCATGAAG AATCACCGTTGGTCAATGATGCAGAACGTGCAAGAGAAGACATAAAATCCCTCTCTTCTGAAGAATGTTTTCATGTAGCCATGGATGTTGATCTTAACAAGAACAGAGAATTATCCCCGACACTTGATGAAGTCGCTTTTTCTGCAGAGCATTCTATTCCACCAGTCTCTGCAACTACTTCGTTGACCAATAACTGTTCCCCACAACCAGATGTTAGCAAATCTCGAAATCTCTCCCCCTTCACTGATGTTGAAAGTGAAGCTTGGCGCAGTGAAAAGAATACCAAAGAAGGTATATTTAGAATGTCAAGTGGAAGTCCGTCTGCAGCTACAAACTACATCATGGAGAATGTTGATACACAATGTGTTTCTTTCAAGGCTCTCGCCAATGGTGAGGCTCTAGTAGAAGAGAATTCGTCCAGTTCCACAGCACTTGCTGAAAATGGCAAGTGTGGAAATGTTACAATCTTCCCTTATGATAGTTCAGATGCAGTTAAGAAATCAAATGGAGAAAGTTCTGGAGCAAAGTTGAAGCCACTTTTTGTTTCTGGTTTTCTTGATAAACATCCACGAAATAAATGCACTAGCTTGTCATTTCAGAATGGTCGCATCTTGAATACTGAGCAAATGCCAACTTCAGCGCATGTGAATGGAAAAGTGTGTGCAAAATCTGATGCACCTAAGGGTTCTTGA
- the LOC142545239 gene encoding ubiquitin carboxyl-terminal hydrolase 18-like isoform X2: protein MHVAVDLNGFLQFVATGFLLIFGLLYLIRNTASRYFMLDSNFDSSASDYSSVTKKMAAAPSGGGGASSAESCAVCGNSTKKQCARCKMVKYCSEACQRSHWNSEHKAKCKDLQFFSKANFMQSTSALRGRKASVLPLGGSSNVLKEKKILFPYEEFVELFNWNSPGYPPCGLLNCGNSCFANVVLQCLGYTRPLVSYLLEKGHRAECQRVDWCFTCELQIHVERTSRSPNAFSPINILSRLPHIGGNLGYGKQEDAHEFMRFAIDTMQSVCLDEFGGEKAVHPSYQETTLIQHIFGGRLQSQVICTKCNNISNQFENMMDLTVEIHGDAGSLEECLDQFTAKEWLHGENMYKCDGCNDYVMAWKRLTISRAPNILTIALKRFQSGRFGKLNKRVTFPETLDLIPYMGELADGNDVYKLYAVIVHVDMLNASYFGHYICYIKDFRGNWYMVDDCKVANADLDEVLSQGAYMLLYSRICARPSCLLPDESLGKAEKEDMKLQELDLSLNQPAECSAAELLDSPVPVDSEQLSSNCSRSEVSKNHEESPLVNDAERAREDIKSLSSEECFHVAMDVDLNKNRELSPTLDEVAFSAEHSIPPVSATTSLTNNCSPQPDVSKSRNLSPFTDVESEAWRSEKNTKEGIFRMSSGSPSAATNYIMENVDTQCVSFKALANGEALVEENSSSSTALAENGKCGNVTIFPYDSSDAVKKSNGESSGAKLKPLFVSGFLDKHPRNKCTSLSFQNGRILNTEQMPTSAHVNGKVCAKSDAPKGS from the exons ATGCATGTGGCGGTGGATCTCAACGGGTTTCTGCAATTCGTGGCAACAGGATTTTTGTTGATATTTGGATTGCTATATTTGATTCGGAACACTGCGTCAAGATATTTTATGTTAGACTCCAATTTCGATTCTTCGGCCTCCGATTACTCGTCGGTTACCAAAAAGATGGCGGCGGCCCCCAGTGGCGGCGGCGGCGCTAGTAGTGCTGAATCATGCGCTGTTTGCGGTAATTCGACGAAGAAGCAGTGCGCCCGTTGCAAGATGGTCAAGTACTG CTCTGAAGCTTGCCAAAGATCTCACTGGAATTCAGAGCACAAGGCAAAATGCAAGGACCTGCAATTTTTTTCTAAAGCTAATTTTATGCAATCTACTTCTGCATTGAGGGGAAGGAAAGCATCAGTACTTCCTTTAGGCGGAAGCTCCAATGTTctgaaagaaaagaaa ATACTTTTTCCGTACGAGGAATTTGTGGAACTCTTCAATTGGAACAGTCCTGGTTATCCTCCTTGTGGACTTCTAAACTGTGGAAACAG CTGCTTTGCTAATGTGGTTCTCCAATGTCTTGGTTACACCCGTCCCCTTGTATCTTACCTGCTGGAGAAAGGCCACCGAGCAGAAT GTCAAAGGGTTGATTGGTGCTTCACTTGTGAACTTCAAATTCATGTAGAAAGGACTAGCCGAAGTCCTAATGCATTTTCTCCTATCAATATCCTCTCAAGATTGCCTCATATTGGTGGCAATCTTGGATACGGGAAACAGGAGGATGCTCACGAATTCATGAG GTTTGCCATCGACACAATGCAATCAGTCTGCCTTGATGAATTTGGTGGTGAAAAGGCTGTTCATCCTAGCTATCAGGAGACGACTCTTATTCAACATATATTTGGTGGTCGTCTTCAATCTCAG GTTATATGCACAAAATGCAATAACATTTCAAATCAGTTTGAGAATATGATGGATTTAACTGTTGAAATACATGGGGATGCTGGATCTTTGGAGGAATGTTTGGATCAGTTCACCGCCAAAGAATGGCTTCATGGGGAGAATATGTATAAATGCGATGG CTGCAATGATTATGTTATGGCATGGAAACGCCTAACAATTAGTCGTGCCCCAAACATCCTTACAATTGCCTTGAAGAGGTTTCAG AGTGGTAGATTTGGGAAACTTAATAAGAGGGTGACTTTCCCGGAGACACTAGATCTCATCCCTTACATGGGTGAGTTGGCAGATGGAAATGACGTTTACAAGCTCTATGCAGTTATTGTACATGTGGACATGCTGAATGCATCATATTTTGGCCACTACATCTGCTACATTAAAGACTTTCGTGGTAACTGGTACATGGTTGATGATTGTAAG GTTGCTAACGCTGATTTGGATGAGGTGCTTTCACAAGGAGCTTATATGCTCTTATATAGCAG GATTTGTGCTCGTCCATCGTGCTTACTTCCTGACGAATCTTTAGGAAAAGCAGAAAAGGAAGACATGAAATTACAAGAATTAGATCTTTCTCTGAACCAACCTGCTGAATGTTCTGCTGCAGAATTGCTTGATAGTCCAGTCCCAGTCGATTCTGAGCAGTTGTCTTCTAATTGTTCAAGATCAGAGGTCTCAAAAAATCATGAAG AATCACCGTTGGTCAATGATGCAGAACGTGCAAGAGAAGACATAAAATCCCTCTCTTCTGAAGAATGTTTTCATGTAGCCATGGATGTTGATCTTAACAAGAACAGAGAATTATCCCCGACACTTGATGAAGTCGCTTTTTCTGCAGAGCATTCTATTCCACCAGTCTCTGCAACTACTTCGTTGACCAATAACTGTTCCCCACAACCAGATGTTAGCAAATCTCGAAATCTCTCCCCCTTCACTGATGTTGAAAGTGAAGCTTGGCGCAGTGAAAAGAATACCAAAGAAGGTATATTTAGAATGTCAAGTGGAAGTCCGTCTGCAGCTACAAACTACATCATGGAGAATGTTGATACACAATGTGTTTCTTTCAAGGCTCTCGCCAATGGTGAGGCTCTAGTAGAAGAGAATTCGTCCAGTTCCACAGCACTTGCTGAAAATGGCAAGTGTGGAAATGTTACAATCTTCCCTTATGATAGTTCAGATGCAGTTAAGAAATCAAATGGAGAAAGTTCTGGAGCAAAGTTGAAGCCACTTTTTGTTTCTGGTTTTCTTGATAAACATCCACGAAATAAATGCACTAGCTTGTCATTTCAGAATGGTCGCATCTTGAATACTGAGCAAATGCCAACTTCAGCGCATGTGAATGGAAAAGTGTGTGCAAAATCTGATGCACCTAAGGGTTCTTGA